One window of the uncultured Fusobacterium sp. genome contains the following:
- a CDS encoding FMN-binding protein translates to MDIEKIRKICVIAFIVVGLACIFVEKANGPKEYTGVGDGFNDDITVTILAKKNSKGEVRISDIQYTHDDTPAIADPAIGQLITQIKATQDISKVDTVAGATYSSEGFIMAVEDAISKIE, encoded by the coding sequence GTGGATATTGAAAAAATTAGAAAAATTTGTGTGATAGCTTTTATTGTAGTGGGATTAGCTTGTATATTTGTAGAGAAAGCTAATGGACCTAAGGAGTATACAGGAGTAGGTGATGGATTTAACGATGATATCACTGTAACAATACTTGCTAAGAAAAATTCTAAAGGGGAAGTTAGAATATCAGATATACAATATACACATGATGATACTCCAGCAATAGCAGATCCAGCTATAGGACAACTTATAACTCAAATAAAAGCAACTCAAGATATTTCAAAAGTAGATACAGTAGCAGGAGCAACTTATAGTTCAGAAGGATTTATAATGGCTGTTGAAGATGCTATATCTAAAATAGAGTGA